In Kocuria turfanensis, a single genomic region encodes these proteins:
- a CDS encoding tartrate dehydrogenase: protein MTGTRQYTIDVIAGDGIGQEVMPAALRCVDALADAHGFTVRWRERDWGSDHYRAHGRMMPADGIAQLASGDGVLLGAVGAPDIPDDVTLWGLLIPIRREFHQYVNLRPIRILPGVTSPLRGLDELDLVVVRENIEGEYSEVGGRLYRGRPEEMAVQESVFTRAGVTRIARYAAELAQQRSGRLVSATKSNGIIHTMPFWDEVVEATVAEYPGVTVEKVLIDALAARMVLKPRSVDVVVASNLFGDILSDLAAGAAGSIGVAPSANLNPEKTHPSMFEPVHGSAPDIAGQGIANPVGTMWAAAMMLDHLGEEEAARHLESAFEQAMAGGTLTGDLGGTASTEEFTRAVLARCATAP from the coding sequence GTGACCGGCACACGGCAGTACACCATCGACGTCATCGCCGGCGACGGCATCGGCCAGGAGGTCATGCCCGCCGCGCTGCGCTGCGTCGACGCCCTGGCGGACGCGCACGGCTTCACGGTGCGCTGGCGCGAGCGGGACTGGGGCTCGGACCACTACCGGGCGCACGGGAGGATGATGCCGGCCGACGGCATCGCGCAGCTGGCCTCCGGGGACGGCGTCCTGCTCGGCGCGGTCGGCGCCCCGGACATCCCCGACGACGTGACCCTGTGGGGGCTGCTGATCCCGATCCGCCGGGAGTTCCACCAGTACGTCAACCTCCGGCCGATCCGGATCCTGCCCGGCGTCACCTCGCCGCTGCGCGGACTGGACGAGCTGGACCTGGTCGTCGTCCGGGAGAACATCGAGGGGGAGTACTCGGAGGTCGGCGGCCGGCTCTACCGGGGCCGGCCCGAGGAGATGGCCGTCCAGGAGTCCGTGTTCACCCGGGCGGGGGTGACCCGGATCGCCCGCTACGCGGCCGAGCTGGCCCAGCAGCGCTCCGGCCGGCTCGTCTCGGCCACGAAGTCCAACGGGATCATCCACACCATGCCGTTCTGGGACGAGGTCGTGGAGGCCACGGTGGCCGAGTACCCGGGCGTGACGGTCGAGAAGGTGCTCATCGACGCGCTGGCCGCCCGGATGGTGCTCAAGCCGCGCAGCGTCGACGTGGTCGTGGCCTCCAACCTCTTCGGCGACATCCTCTCCGACCTGGCGGCCGGGGCCGCCGGGTCCATCGGGGTGGCGCCCAGCGCCAACCTGAACCCGGAGAAGACCCACCCGTCCATGTTCGAGCCGGTGCACGGCTCCGCCCCCGACATCGCCGGGCAGGGCATCGCGAACCCCGTGGGCACGATGTGGGCCGCCGCCATGATGCTGGACCACCTGGGCGAGGAGGAGGCGGCCCGGCACCTCGAGTCGGCCTTCGAGCAGGCCATGGCCGGCGGCACCCTGACCGGGGACCTGGGCGGCACCGCGAGCACCGAGGAGTTCACCCGGGCCGTGCTGGCCCGCTGCGCCACGGCCCCGTAG
- a CDS encoding O-acetylhomoserine aminocarboxypropyltransferase/cysteine synthase family protein has translation MADHQFGFRTRALHAGGTPDAEHGARAVPIYQTSSFVFKDADDAANLFALQKYGNIYSRIGNPTVAAFEERIASLEGGIGAVATASGMAAEFLTFAALAQAGDHIVAAGQLYGGTVTQLDVTLRRFGVDTTFVHGTDPEDYRAALRPSTKAVYTEVVANPSGEVADLEGLAAVAHAAGVPLVVDATMTPPYLIRPMEHGADIVIHSATKFLGGHGTTLGGVVVESGRFDWGNGNFPSMTEPVPSYNNVSWWENFGEYGFLTKLRSEQLRDIGPALSPQSAWNLLQGVETLPQRMDAHLANAAAVAQWLAEDPRVSYVNYAGLPGHPHHERARKYLPLGVGSVFSFGVTATGELTGRQVGERFIENLQLASHLANIGDARTLVLHPASTTHQQLSPEQLEVGGVSEDLIRISVGIEDAEDILWDLDQALSAATGLARESAPTVEGALR, from the coding sequence ATGGCCGACCACCAGTTCGGGTTCCGCACCCGCGCCCTGCACGCCGGGGGCACCCCCGACGCCGAGCACGGCGCCCGCGCGGTCCCGATCTACCAGACCAGCTCGTTCGTCTTCAAGGACGCCGACGACGCCGCCAACCTGTTCGCCCTGCAGAAGTACGGCAACATCTACTCCCGCATCGGCAACCCCACCGTCGCCGCGTTCGAGGAGCGCATCGCCTCCCTGGAGGGGGGCATCGGTGCCGTGGCCACCGCCTCCGGGATGGCCGCCGAGTTCCTGACCTTCGCCGCGCTCGCCCAGGCGGGCGACCACATCGTGGCGGCCGGTCAGCTCTACGGCGGGACCGTCACCCAGCTCGACGTCACGCTGCGCCGCTTCGGCGTGGACACCACGTTCGTGCACGGCACGGACCCGGAGGACTACCGTGCGGCGCTGCGGCCGAGCACCAAGGCCGTCTACACCGAGGTCGTCGCCAACCCCTCCGGGGAGGTCGCCGATCTCGAGGGCCTGGCGGCCGTGGCCCACGCGGCCGGCGTCCCGCTCGTGGTCGACGCCACGATGACCCCGCCGTACCTGATCCGCCCGATGGAGCACGGCGCGGACATCGTCATCCACTCGGCCACCAAGTTCCTGGGCGGCCACGGCACCACGCTGGGCGGCGTCGTCGTCGAGTCCGGGCGCTTCGACTGGGGCAACGGCAACTTCCCGTCCATGACCGAGCCGGTGCCCTCCTACAACAACGTCTCCTGGTGGGAGAACTTCGGCGAGTACGGCTTCCTGACCAAGCTGCGCTCGGAGCAGCTGCGGGACATCGGCCCGGCGCTGTCCCCGCAGTCGGCGTGGAACCTGCTGCAGGGCGTCGAGACGCTGCCGCAGCGCATGGACGCCCACCTGGCCAACGCCGCGGCGGTGGCGCAGTGGCTGGCGGAGGACCCGCGGGTCTCCTACGTCAACTACGCGGGGCTGCCCGGCCACCCGCACCACGAGCGGGCCCGGAAGTACCTGCCGCTGGGCGTGGGCTCCGTCTTCTCGTTCGGCGTGACGGCCACCGGCGAGCTCACCGGGCGGCAGGTCGGCGAGCGGTTCATCGAGAACCTGCAGCTGGCCAGCCACCTCGCCAACATCGGCGACGCCCGCACCCTCGTGCTCCACCCGGCCTCCACCACGCACCAGCAGCTCAGTCCCGAGCAGCTGGAGGTGGGCGGGGTGTCCGAGGACCTCATCCGCATCTCCGTGGGCATCGAGGACGCCGAGGACATCCTCTGGGACCTCGACCAGGCCCTCTCCGCGGCCACCGGGCTCGCCCGGGAGTCCGCCCCGACCGTCGAAGGAGCACTCCGATGA